From the Ignavibacteriales bacterium genome, the window GGTTTTCTGCCGGAGGGAGAAGAGAGTGCTTCAAAAAATGATGATGGCTCCGAATATGAAGAGGAAGAAGTCGCGGAAGAAACTTCGACCGAAAACCGAAAACTGAATAAACTAAAACATGAATTGGATGAGGCAATATCGAAAGAAGACTATGAAAGAGCAGCCGTATTACGAGATGAAATTAAAAAAATAAACCCTAATTTAAATTAGTTCTTAAAAATAGAATCCTGTATTCACTCTTTTAGAAATCAAAATAAACCAATAGTGAAAAAAACAATATTAGCACTAACGTTTATCACTTTAATTTTCGTAAATATCTCGCAGGCTCAATCTCTTGCTGACCTTGAAAAAATGAGCAAAGACGCGGACAAAATTTCACTTAACGAAAGAGTAAACTCTACTTACCTATCCCCTAATGCAACCGGTACTATCATTACACTGGGTGTTCAGGCTGGTGGTGCCTTTGTAGAAGATAATACGGGACTGACGATTGGCATGTTTGCTAATGTCAGTTACGGAGGATTTTCCTTTGTTCCGCAAGCAAACTACTGGAGAGTAGAAAACTCCAGTAATTTTGAAATATGTGGACTCGCAAGGATCAGGCTTTCAAATGACAGAAAACTTGAACCCTACCTTGACGGTGGCATCGGAATAAATTTCTATGACAATAAAGTTCAAACAGTTACTAAAGTTGGACTTGACGTAGGGGGAGGTATAAGACTCTATGATGTTGGAACAAACTATAACCTGCTCTTTGATGGTAAGTACAAGATTATTGTTAGCGATGTTCAACCTCAAGGAAATATTTCCGGATACTTTTTAACGGCGGGGATTGAATTCTCTTTATAGAATTAGAATTATAAATTTGATATTAAAAGCGTAAGGGTAACCTCTTGCGCTTTTTTTGAATATATGAGAGAAAATCTCTTAATAGATATAGGTAATTCTAATATCAAACTTGGGCTTTCAAAGGATGATGTAAATATTCAAAAAAAGAAAGCCTACAAGTACGACAAAAGTAAATTCAAGGACGAGTTTTCTAAAGTTCTGCGAAGCTACTCTTCTCTATATATAACACCTGGCACGATCGGTAATACCGGAATATCTGTTACAAACCCTCACATCAAAAAAGAACTAGAGGAAAAATTTAAAAAAAGCGGCGCCGTATTTATTGATAATAAGACCTCCCCGTATGTAAAGATAACCTACAAAAGCAGACTCGGTAATGATAGAGTATCATCTATTAATGCCGCATACTATATTTATAAAAAACCTCAAATACTGGTAATAGACCTGGGAACAGCAACCACATTAAATCTTATAATAAACGGCGAATTCATCGGTGGAAGCATTGCGCCGGGGATAGAAGTAGGAATGCAGGGGCTTTTAACAAACACTCCCCTGCCTAAACCGGGCACAAAGTTCAAGGAGGGACTTATTTTTAACAGTACAAAGGAAAGTATTGCTGGAGGTACAGTTCAACAAACGATTTTCTTTATCGAA encodes:
- a CDS encoding type III pantothenate kinase, with amino-acid sequence MRENLLIDIGNSNIKLGLSKDDVNIQKKKAYKYDKSKFKDEFSKVLRSYSSLYITPGTIGNTGISVTNPHIKKELEEKFKKSGAVFIDNKTSPYVKITYKSRLGNDRVSSINAAYYIYKKPQILVIDLGTATTLNLIINGEFIGGSIAPGIEVGMQGLLTNTPLPKPGTKFKEGLIFNSTKESIAGGTVQQTIFFIEGAASELRKRYKDLFVIGTGGYSDYISHHTECFDIVDKDLVMKGINVILNHKSFKKV